In one window of Pseudodesulfovibrio sediminis DNA:
- a CDS encoding ABC transporter substrate-binding protein, whose protein sequence is MNVKNMLLALVAMAVMLVAAPAQAEKTIMLGYSLPLTGSHAQYGEGFRNAATLQLERFNKSGKLKGATVDILFEDSKSDPKEAINIARKFVDNEQIVGVLGDFTSTVSMAAGRVYAMEGMPQLSQTASHPDFTKVGKYQFRNITTQAFEGPFVAKWAESLGYKKFAIVAIQNDWGISAAENFETAIKNLGGEITAVEYFNPGNRDFRSILTKVSRDKPEAIYLCMMYEEGAMILQQRRQLGIDITTFGTSSLYSPKLVELAGEAANGLMLSTTFMPDSPEPHVVEFVTEYKKQFNADPNMFTAQAYDAVGIMLDAIAKVGTDVTRESLRDALAATTDYPGVTGATSFDPETREPVKGLARMTVENGAFKLVK, encoded by the coding sequence GTGAACGTAAAGAACATGCTTTTAGCGCTCGTTGCCATGGCCGTCATGCTTGTAGCTGCGCCCGCTCAGGCCGAAAAAACCATTATGCTGGGCTACTCACTGCCCCTGACCGGAAGCCACGCCCAGTACGGCGAAGGTTTCCGCAACGCAGCAACCCTGCAGCTTGAACGCTTCAACAAGTCCGGCAAGCTCAAGGGTGCGACTGTAGATATCCTTTTTGAAGACTCCAAGTCCGATCCCAAAGAAGCCATCAACATCGCTCGCAAATTTGTCGATAATGAACAGATTGTCGGTGTTCTGGGCGACTTCACCTCCACCGTGTCCATGGCCGCCGGTCGTGTTTACGCCATGGAAGGTATGCCGCAGCTCTCGCAGACGGCTTCTCACCCCGACTTCACCAAAGTCGGTAAATACCAGTTCCGCAACATCACCACCCAGGCCTTCGAGGGTCCCTTTGTCGCCAAATGGGCTGAAAGCCTGGGCTACAAGAAGTTCGCCATCGTTGCCATCCAGAACGACTGGGGCATCTCCGCAGCCGAGAATTTCGAAACCGCCATCAAGAATCTGGGCGGCGAAATCACTGCCGTCGAATACTTCAACCCCGGCAACCGTGACTTCCGCTCCATCCTGACCAAGGTCAGCCGTGACAAGCCCGAAGCCATCTACCTCTGTATGATGTACGAAGAAGGCGCCATGATCCTCCAGCAGCGCAGGCAGCTCGGAATCGACATCACCACCTTCGGAACGTCCTCCCTGTACTCTCCCAAGCTCGTTGAACTGGCCGGCGAAGCCGCCAACGGCCTCATGCTCTCCACCACCTTCATGCCGGACAGCCCGGAACCCCATGTTGTAGAGTTCGTGACCGAGTACAAGAAGCAGTTCAACGCTGATCCCAACATGTTCACCGCACAGGCATACGACGCCGTAGGCATCATGCTGGACGCCATCGCCAAGGTCGGCACGGACGTCACCCGTGAATCCCTGCGTGACGCCCTTGCCGCCACCACCGACTACCCCGGTGTGACCGGTGCCACATCCTTCGATCCCGAAACCCGTGAACCGGTCAAGGGACTGGCTCGGATGACGGTCGAAAACGGCGCTTTCAAGCTCGTAAAATAA
- a CDS encoding L-2-amino-thiazoline-4-carboxylic acid hydrolase, with the protein MNEAKLREELYSANENRGIIYKLIFDAMVDEFGKEKAKEVMKRGIYKRGEQIGEAFKQFAPGDFKGLRDAFLGGIPDESKMFAPTVTRCDEGGLDIEFENCPLKNSWIKMGLSDEECADMCEVAGIIDYGTFQGAGFHFEMTALPEGSKDKCYLKVRTK; encoded by the coding sequence ATGAATGAAGCAAAATTGCGCGAAGAACTCTATTCCGCCAATGAAAACCGGGGCATTATCTACAAGCTGATCTTCGATGCAATGGTCGATGAATTTGGCAAGGAAAAAGCCAAAGAAGTCATGAAACGCGGTATTTACAAGCGTGGAGAGCAGATCGGTGAAGCCTTCAAGCAGTTCGCCCCCGGCGACTTCAAGGGCCTGCGTGACGCATTTCTTGGCGGTATTCCCGACGAAAGCAAAATGTTCGCCCCCACTGTCACCCGCTGTGACGAAGGCGGCCTCGACATCGAATTCGAAAACTGCCCCCTGAAAAACTCCTGGATCAAGATGGGCCTGTCTGACGAAGAGTGTGCAGACATGTGTGAAGTGGCTGGAATCATTGACTATGGAACTTTCCAGGGTGCTGGCTTCCACTTTGAGATGACTGCACTCCCTGAAGGCAGCAAAGATAAATGCTACCTGAAAGTCCGCACAAAATAA